In Zalophus californianus isolate mZalCal1 chromosome 16, mZalCal1.pri.v2, whole genome shotgun sequence, the sequence AAGCTCAACAGCAACACCCAGGTGAGAAAGAGGTGTACAGCCTCGTGTCGTGGAGTCGAGGGCTCCTTTGTAGATTGTGGGGTGCTTGGGGTAATGGAGCGGAGGAGCCAACAGGAATCCTGGGGTCTCCCCTCAAGCCGTTTTATTCACTGGCTTCTGTTTCAGGTGGTCCtcgggaatgggggaggggcaggtatcGTGGCGGGCCCCCCACCCTGAGGCTGTTCTTTTCTGTTAGGTGGTTTTGCTGTCTGCCACGATGCCTTCCGATGTGCTCGAGGTGACTAAGAAGTTCATGAGGGACCCCATCCGGATCCTGGTCAAGAAGGAGGAGCTGACCCTGGAGGGTATCCGCCAGTTCTACATCAACGTGGAGCGAGaggtggggcccagggcaggaggcgggccggcggggagggggggtaTAGCCCCTGACTGGtatcccctccccttcccaggagTGGAAGCTGGACACGCTGTGTGACCTGTACGAGACCCTGACCATCACGCAGGCGGTCATATTCATCAACACCCGAAGGAAGGTGGACTGGCTCACTGAGAAGATGCACGCCCGAGACTTCACTGTGTCCGCCATGGTGCGTGCTCTTCACCTTGTCCCCGGCGGTGGGGCGTTGGCGCGCCTCACAGCTGCTGCTCGGCGCCCGCGGGCCCGCgacccacgccctcccctctgtTCCCGCTCTAGCACGGAGACATGGACCAAAAGGAACGAGATGTCATCATGAGGGAGTTCCGCTCCGGCTCTAGCAGAGTACTGATTACCACTGACCTGCTGGTGAGTAGGGGGGACGCTgggagagtgggaaggaagaagggcaaAAATCCAAGGTGATTCCCTCTCCGAGGGGCCTGCTTGTGCCCCTCTTCAGGAAAGTAGCAACTTGGAAGACAACGTGGCATGCCTTAGGTTGCTGGGGGAGAGGGCGTTGTCCGTTCCTGTGCCTGCCTTTGGCTGCCTACACGGCCTTGAGTCCCTTCCGGCTCGATTGTGTCCCCTCCTGGTTCTCGTGCTGACCTGTCCTCTCCCCTGACCTAGGCCAGAGGCATTGATGTGCAGCAGGTTTCCTTAGTCATCAACTATgaccttcccaccaacagggaAAACTACATCCACAGGTAAGTGTGGGTCTGGAAGGTTCCCGCAACTCGCCCTGAGCTAAAGTTCTGGTTCCCCCCTTCCGCTGTCATCCCTCGTACTGAGGTGTCGTCGTTTTCCACCAGAATCGGTCGCGGTGGACGATTTGGCCGTAAGGGTGTGGCTATTAACATGGTGACAGAAGAAGACAAGAGGACTCTTCGAGACATCGAGACCTTCTACAACACCTCCATTGAGGAGATGCCCCTCAATGTTGCTGACCTCATCTGAGGGGCTGTCCTGCTACCTAGCCCTACCCAGGCTGCCGTCTGGGGGCTGAAGAGgagcaggaggggggagggaagggagccaaGGGATggacatcttgtcatttttttctttttttttttttctttgaataaatgtcACTTTTTGAGGCAAAAGAAGGAACCGTGAACATTTTAGACCCCCTTTTCTTTGGGGCAACAGCTGCCCCAGGCGCCGTCGCTTCTCCCAAAAACACTAATCCATCTCCGTAACCTAGTCGACCTCTAACCCCCAgaggctctccccaccccagctgaACGCCTCTGAAGAGGATTCAAGGGGCCATAGTGTCACTCAACCTCATTTGCTGGACCAAATCCGGAGAATCTGAGTTAAATGGCCCAGGGGATTGTCCCcaggtggggggagcaggggagaaaaAATGGTAGCcatttttacattgttttgtaTAGTATTTATTGattcaggaaacaaaacacaaaattctgaataaaatgaCTTGCAAACTGCCTGTTTGGGCTTCTCATTTcttgcctccccttccctcccacctgtTACTGGGCACACACGTATCTCCGGccgtgccccccgccccccgccatcACCCTTACAGACTGCCCTTGggtggctttttttcccccacctcccttctgacGAAGTCCCGTCCACTGGACACCCCGACCTGCTCTGGCGCCGCAGGCGGCGCACCGTCATGAGCAGCTCACGTGCCTCGGCCAAGAGGAAGCGCCAGACGGAGAAGGGAGAAAACCCTTCTACAAGGCCTCGAACAGCCCGTTTCTGGAGAGCGCTGGGGGAGGGCTGCCGGCCCGCTGGTTCTGTAACCCCTTGGGACCGCCACGCGTGCTTGGCGGAGGTAGACTCATCGATCCCCGAGGATCGACTGCCCCCAAACTCACATGTGACATTCTGGAGGCTGTGCGTTCCCACTCGGAAGCCAGGGCAATCCCCTCAATGACAAAAGTTGGTGACTAAGGGGTTGGTGGCTGGGGCTGAGGTGCCTGAGTCAGGCTGGGGGCGGACTGTCTCAGTGACAGGAAGTCCAAAACTTAATTCCTCCTTTTGCAAAGGGAAACAGGGGGAATAGGGCTGAGCAAGCAGCTGGGTCAGACGGGACGGGCCCGGAGCGAGCGGGTGAGGCCAGGTGAGGCCGTTCCGTCATGAGGCCGGCCGTGGTGGTCTTGGGGGCGCTGGTGGGGCTGCTGGCTGGTAAGGAGagaggccagaggggagggggccccgGGAGCAGTCGGCCCACCTGCCGCTAACCGGTCTTCCTCTGCTGAAAGCCCAGGGGCAAGGGAACGACTGTCCTCATAAAAAGTCGGCCACTCTGCTGCCATCCTTCACGGTGACCCCGACCCCGACAGCGACAGAAAGCACGGCAAGCCCTGTGACCACGAGCGGCGTAACTACCACAGCGGGCGCCACCAGCCACGAGCCCACGACGGCCACGCACCGGCCCCCGACCACCCCCCGCCACGGAAACACCACGGTGCATCCAACAACGAGCAACAGCACCGCCACCAGCCCAAACGCCTCCAccagctccccccacccagcgccgccgccgccacccccgccgagtcccagcccagggccccaggaggCCGTAGGAGACTACACTTGGACTAATGGTTCCCAGCCCTGCGTCCGGCTCCAAGCCCGGATTCAGATCGGAGTTGTGTACCCGACCCAGGGCGGAGGAGAGGTAAAGCCAGGCGCCGGCGGCGGacgggaggggcaggggggcgaGGCAGGGCCGGGGCGGAGGGGCACAGGGAGCCTCGGCTGACGCGGCTGTGTTCTTACCGAGCTCTCATCTTAACTTCTACAGGCCTGGGGCATCTCCGTACTGAACCCCAACAAAACCAAGCCCCAGGGGGGCTGTGAGGGCGCCCGCCCccatctgcttctctccttccccttcggACAGCTCAGCTTCGGGTTCGAGCAGGTACTTCCCCCGCATCCCCCCACCAATCCCTGGCTGCGCTCCTGGCTCCGGGCACGTGGCTGCCCGCTGCCACCCTGAGCCTTCCTGGTCACCTCCCCAGGAGCCACGGCAGGGCGCAGTCTACCTGAAGTACCTGGCTCTGGAGTACAACGTGTCCTTCCCACAGGCAGCGCGTGAGTAGCCTGCCCTCTCGGCGCTCGCCCTGGACGTCTGGGCCCCTGAAGGGACcagagcggggggcgggggcagggacgGAGAGCTGACCCTCCCTCGCTCTTCCAGAATGGACCTTCTCGGGTCAGAATTCATCCCTTCGAGCTCTCCAAGCCCCCCTGGGCCAGAGCTTCGGCTGCAGAAACGCAAGCATCCTTCTGCCGCCGGCTTTGCGCCTTGACCTGCTCCACCTGAAGCTACAGGCCGCTCAGCTGCCCCCCTCAGGGGCCTTTGGGCCAAGTAAGACCTCTTCCTACCCCCTCGAAGCCTCCGCCTGCTGAgacagcaccccccccccgccccccccgtgTCATCGGGCCCATAACCGCCCTTCCTCTCTCAGGCTTGTCAACTGTCCTGCTTCCTCCGCAACTCCgcccttctcccctcttccttacTGCTCGGAGTCTTCTAGGGAAGCTCCCCGCCAATCTCCTACTTcccaacgcccccccccccccacgccttcctccctcctcccatctgGGCGCGGCCTCCACCGTGATTCCTGCCGGCCCTCCCTCTCTGCCAGGTTTCTCTTGTCCCAGCGACCAGTTCAACCTGCTGCCCCTCATCATCGGCTTGATCTCGCTGGGCCTCCTCACCCTGCTGCTGGTTACATTCTGCATCGTCCGGAGACGCCCACCGGCCTACCAGCCCCTCTGAGCACCGGTTCCAATACCAGGTGACACCGCAGAGCCCTGCGCTCTCACCACTCAACCGACTCAGCACCAAAGTTACCTTCCCTCTCCGTCTTCAGGAACAAAAGTGGAGCTAAGATGTTCACTAAACGTGCGCAGTTTCTCCTCTCCCGGCCCCAGAATACTAAAACCTGCTCCAACCTCTGTCCTCGGTTTTCCCTGCCCTTCTTGCCAGGATTAAAAGCCCTGAGTGTCAGTCACACGCCTTTCTGCGCCGTCCGTGGTTGAGTCTCAGGGAGCCAGACCGTCATGTGTGACCACATGCCCTCGTCGGTTCATCCCCCAAAGCCTAGCACAGCTGGCGTCGCATCTGCCTcggcccccttcctcctcttcccggGCCTCTGGCTGCTCCAGTACCCCCTTGCCCTCCAAGCCGGTTTCGCAGTCAGAGGTGAAGCAGGTAGCAATGGCCgatgagtgggggtgggaaggtcACACCTTCCTGTGGGAGCTCCGTAGCAACAAGAACGCTCTGCCCTGCCCACCGCGTCCAGGGCTGGGTGAGCACGCCGATTAAACCCTCACCGCACCGGGGATGCTCCTATCCCAGCCGTGGCAGCCGTGGGGACTCTCACCTCCACCCCCAATCACCCTGGGCTCCCCCAGGAACAGCATGCCTCCAGCCTGGGCCCCCTGCCCCGGGGGTGGTACCTACGGGGAGCGCGTGGCCGCCCCAGGACAGCTGCCCCGCGTTACAGTAGGCCACGGTGCAATCGCCGGGAAGCCAGGATGGGGCCCGTCCAGCTGCGGGGGCCCTGCAAGGCCGGAGGCCCACCCCACCGCGTCCCCGGGCATCCCGTGTGACCTCGCTAACTGGCAAAGAACTGCTGCTCGACAGCGTGGCCCCTGCAGCGGGCGCCGGGCCACCGGGGCGTAACGGCCGGGCCCGCCTCCACCGGGATGGCTGGGAGCTGGGGTCccggcgcggggcgcggggggcATCGCTGTCCACGCTGGCCTCTCCCAAGGGGAGCTGCTGGGCCCGGGGCCTCGCCGCTGGGCTCGCTCGGCGGAGGGGCCGGCGGCGCGGGAGGGAACCCTCGGGCCGGGGGGCTCGCCTTCCCCACCGCCTCCTCGTCCCTGCCCAGCAGCTGCGGGCGCACCCAACCGCCAAGGCCCCGGGCGAGCCGGGGAGGGAGGAGCACGGGCCCGCGCGCAGCTCGGCACCTCCGGAGGGCTAACTGGCGCAGGCGGTCCTGCTCCCGCCGACGCCCTTCCCTCGGGAGACGCCGAGACAACAGGAAAGAGGGAGCCACGGCGCCCCCACTCAACGCCCTTCCCGAGACTCATGCTCCTTCTCCCTCAACTTCGAACAAGGTGGGGTCGGCCAGGGGAAGACAAGATGGCGCCGCGCAGGAAGAGCGGAGAAAGGCAGGAGGCTCAGTGTTGCCTCCGAACTGGAAGCGTAAACAAAGGCGCGATAGACGGAACTGCGCAGGCGCAAGCTTGAGCATGCCGTAAAACGCGAACAGGGATGGTGCTTCCGAAACGTGGTCTCTGGCCGAGACCTATTTCACGCTGCTGAAGATGGGGTGGCGTTAGAAAGAGCGGGGAGCAGCGGGGCGGAGGGCCCAGAGCGCGCATGCGCAGCGTCGGTCAATGGCGACCCGGACAGGCGGAAGCTAATTTAGCAACATGGCGGCCGAGGCAGACGGCCCGCTCAAACGGGCGCTGGTGCCGCTTCTCTTACCTGAGGAATGCTACGACCAAATTTTCGTCCAGTGGGACTTGCTTCACGGTGAGCTTTATTCGGCATCCTATCAGAGCTCTGCTGGAGCGCCCTGGGGCCATCAGTGGTGCGTGACTGCGGCccaggcggcggcggcgaccCCTGCCAGGCCGAGCCGGGCGGAAGTCATGGCGGAAGGGGGCGGAAGTGTCTCGGCCTCCATAGAGGGGGCTCGCCATATTTGGGCGGGAGGCCGGGGAGGGGTCAGCGGGCGGCCGCAATAAAAGATGGGGAGACTCGCACCGcacaaaacaaagttaaaatcTGACCAAATCGTCCCAGTCTTCAATAAGATCAGcccggttaaacgtctgccttcagctcgggtcatgatcccggggccctgggatcgagtcccgcatcgggctccctgctccgcggggagtccgcgtctccctctgccgctccccctgctcgtgctctctctgtcggataaataaataagatcttgtCAGCAGTAGACCTTGAGGAGCCGTTGCACTTGCTTCAAGGCCTCTGACGAATCCAGGCTTCAGCGGCACCTCCAGAGGCGCCTTCCGCCCTCCACGTTTGCTCATGGTCTAATCCTGGGGTGACTTGCCTGCAGTCCTCCGTCTGCGGGGCAGGCCCACACGAAGCCCACTGCAGACGCCAGGTCCCGTGGGAGACCTGCCCAGCCTGCCCTTGTCCGTTCCCGGTCCCCCGCTGTGCTCCTGGGACCGACTGGGTTGAATTCATGACTCCCACTGGGCCGAGCTCCTTGGGCTGgaggtgtgggggcgggggcctCCCAGCAAGCCCCTGCAGGGTAACGTAAGGTCTGTGAGCGGGGGGGCCAGGGACAAAAGGGTTCGGGAATGAGTGGATCGGGAGACCTGTCCTTGCACTGGGAAGACGTGTGGATTGGATCGCCTAGGTTGCTCAGAGTAGGGGAATGAAGGATCCCAGGACTCGTGGGCATTGCCCAGTGTTACAAGAAGCTTCCCCCTCCACgcacaccatttttatttattttacagagagagcgcaagcagggggagctgcagggagcttgacgcggggctcgatcccaggaccctgggatcacaacctgagccaagggccgatgctcaaccgactgagccaccctggcgctcGCTCCCACGCCCGTCAGTTTAGATGTAATCGGCATGGCAAAGGCTGTTCTGGAAAGTCAGAGGACAGTGATAAGActgggagcaggaagcccaggccCCAGACAGCCCCGGGCTTCCTTGTGTGGGTTTGTCCGCGTCTTAAGGAGCAGCGGCAACCCACGGCAGCATGAAAAGCCCTTGGCCCTGGGCCGGGTTCCAGAGGCGTCCCTTCTGTTTACTCCTGTTTCTCTTCTCAGTCGCCTGCCTCAAGATTCTCCTCAGCAAAGGCCTGGGTCTGGGCATCGTGGCCGGGTCGCTGCTGGGTATGTACCTTATCTTTCCCCGACGTCAGGAGGAGGGCGGAGACCTGAGATGCCAGAAGCTGGGTGGGTCCCTTAACCGGAAGTGGAGGTAACAGGCCTCCCAGTCCACTCCCTGGCTGTGGTGCGGTGCTCCCGAGGGATGCTGGCTCCTCATCCCTGcccttcttgttctttctctagtaAAACTGCCGCAGGTGTTTAAAATCCTGAGAGCCAAGAGTGCCGAAGGGTTGAGCCTTCAGTCAGTAATGCTAGAGCTGGTGGCACTGACGGGGACCATGGTCTACAGCATCACCAACAACTTCCCCTTCAGGTGAGGGAGCCCGCCCTTGATCCCCAAGGGTGAATGTGCACACGTCTAGTGGGGGTCAGGGTGGGGCAGGTAAGAGGGCGGCAAAGCTTAAGTCCTTCTGGAAATCTGGCCGTCTTCTGTGAACGTGATGGGGAGAGGAGAGCATCCCAAGGATGCCCAGGATCTAGACCCGAGTCCATCAGTCCATCCCCACAGGACGGGGCTGCGGACAACGGGGAGTCATCAACAAACTGTGGCCCCAGCTGGACGGGCCATGGAGGCTTTCCCTGCCTCTTTCCAGGCCCACCTTTCTCCCTCCCAACTCTTGACTCTGCAGCTCTTGGGGTGAAGCCCTGTTCCTGATGCTCCAGACAGTCACCATCTGCTTCCTGGTCCTGCACTACAGAGGACAGACCGTGAAAGGTgctggggggcgtgggggggggtgGCTCTTGGGGGCCCTGTTGGGAACTCCGGCCTGGGGAAGCCCGAGGACCGGAGAGGCTCATCGGGGCTCCTTACCTCCCTGACCCCCAGGTGTCACCTTCCTAACGTGCTATGCGCTGGCCCTGCTGTTGCTGCTGTCCCCACTGACGCCCCTGGCCCTCGTCACCCTGCTCCAGGCCTCCAACGTGCCTGCGGTGGTCTTGGGGCGGGTGAGGGCTGGGAGCGAGGGAAGGATgctgggcgggggggtggggtggggggtggcaggtgTGAGGAGTCCAGACGGCGGAACGAAGGTTCTCAAACTCCCCCCCCAGCTGCTCCAGGCCGCCACGAACTACCGGCACGGGCACACGGGCCAGCTCTCAGCCGTCACCGTCTTTCTGCTCTTTGGGGGCTCCTTGGCCAGAATCTTCACCTCCATTCAGGTGAgtgccccttctcccctctagggGGCACTAGAGCCCGGCCCtcgctccgccgccgccgccgccgccgccttcaCGCTGCTCCTTCTCTGAACACTTTCTGGGGCCCCCGCTGTCCGTCACGCAGGAGACCGGAGACCTCCTCATGGCCGGAACCTTCGTGGTCTCTTCCCTCTGTAACGGCCTCATCGCTGCCCAGCTCCTCTTCTACTGGAACGCAAAGCCCCCCCGCGAGAAGAAAGAGTAGGGCTGAGCTGGCTGCTGCTGGAGCGCCTGCTGTGTCTCCCGCCGTCCCCATCCGGAACCAGTCCGCTGGTGGGACCTCCCCTCCTTCATCCCTCTGCAATTGTGAAAGTCTCGAGCCGGGGGCTTAGGGGGACCGCGGATCCCCGGAAAGCACGGGGGTAGGGCTCTCAGGCTGGCACTACTGCCCTGTGCACGGAGTGTTAACTCGCTGAACCGTTTGCCTGAGACTCCTCCTTCAGCGCCATTCCCACCTATTTAGGTTTTCTGGGGCCCGAGTCGgccctgcccgccccctcccccacgtcCCTGTGGCCCTAGAGGGCAGAGCCGCCGGTGGAAGCAGCTGGGGGCTTGGGGCTGCCTCCCTCCCCGAGCCCGGTTGGGACGGTCTCCAGGACCCCagtgctgggtggggagtggggggatggagaaTGACTCAGGCAGGGCCccagggtggggtgaggaggtTCCTGCTCTGGCAGGTCCAGGCGGAAGGGAGTGGGGACTGCTGGTTCCTGCCGCAGTGAGGGGGAACAGACATGGGGCAATAAAGACTCCGAGACAGGGCTTAATTGTAAAAACTTGTGTtcatcctacaaaaaaaaaaaaagtgttttgcggggcggggggggggacggggaCCGTAGCACAGGCCTCCTCTGAACTGGGGTCCAACACA encodes:
- the EIF4A1 gene encoding eukaryotic initiation factor 4A-I → MSASQDSRSRDNGPDGMEPEGVIESNWNEIVDSFDDMNLSESLLRGIYAYGFEKPSAIQQRAILPCIKGYDVIAQAQSGTGKTATFAISILQQIELDLKATQALVLAPTRELAQQIQKVVMALGDYMGASCHACIGGTNVRAEVQKLQMEAPHIIVGTPGRVFDMLNRRYLSPKYIKMFVLDEADEMLSRGFKDQIYDIFQKLNSNTQVVLLSATMPSDVLEVTKKFMRDPIRILVKKEELTLEGIRQFYINVEREEWKLDTLCDLYETLTITQAVIFINTRRKVDWLTEKMHARDFTVSAMHGDMDQKERDVIMREFRSGSSRVLITTDLLARGIDVQQVSLVINYDLPTNRENYIHRIGRGGRFGRKGVAINMVTEEDKRTLRDIETFYNTSIEEMPLNVADLI
- the CD68 gene encoding macrosialin, coding for MRPAVVVLGALVGLLAAQGQGNDCPHKKSATLLPSFTVTPTPTATESTASPVTTSGVTTTAGATSHEPTTATHRPPTTPRHGNTTVHPTTSNSTATSPNASTSSPHPAPPPPPPPSPSPGPQEAVGDYTWTNGSQPCVRLQARIQIGVVYPTQGGGEAWGISVLNPNKTKPQGGCEGARPHLLLSFPFGQLSFGFEQEPRQGAVYLKYLALEYNVSFPQAAQWTFSGQNSSLRALQAPLGQSFGCRNASILLPPALRLDLLHLKLQAAQLPPSGAFGPSFSCPSDQFNLLPLIIGLISLGLLTLLLVTFCIVRRRPPAYQPL
- the MPDU1 gene encoding mannose-P-dolichol utilization defect 1 protein, with product MAAEADGPLKRALVPLLLPEECYDQIFVQWDLLHVACLKILLSKGLGLGIVAGSLLVKLPQVFKILRAKSAEGLSLQSVMLELVALTGTMVYSITNNFPFSSWGEALFLMLQTVTICFLVLHYRGQTVKGVTFLTCYALALLLLLSPLTPLALVTLLQASNVPAVVLGRLLQAATNYRHGHTGQLSAVTVFLLFGGSLARIFTSIQETGDLLMAGTFVVSSLCNGLIAAQLLFYWNAKPPREKKE